In a single window of the Amycolatopsis sp. cg5 genome:
- a CDS encoding TIR domain-containing protein: MAYRNKLYIAFDGDKDMLYYKTLKMWRANVNIDFEFHNAHDLKNARDTSLPESIKASLRARMQNSKVMLLLVGENTRFLRLFVPFEIKLARRLDIPIIVANLNDKREYDPTRCPSSVEDGVNTVHISFQQKIIKHALDHYPDWYHANKRSVMNHGLSYPDSTYRSLGLV, encoded by the coding sequence ATGGCATATCGAAACAAGTTGTATATCGCCTTTGATGGCGACAAAGACATGCTTTACTACAAGACGCTCAAGATGTGGCGAGCCAACGTCAATATAGACTTCGAGTTTCATAATGCCCACGACCTAAAAAATGCACGAGACACAAGCCTTCCGGAGTCGATAAAGGCATCTTTGAGGGCTAGAATGCAAAATTCCAAGGTCATGCTGCTGCTCGTTGGAGAGAATACGCGATTTCTGAGATTATTTGTCCCTTTTGAGATCAAGTTGGCTCGTAGGCTTGATATTCCAATCATCGTCGCAAACCTTAACGACAAGCGCGAGTATGACCCGACTCGTTGTCCTTCGTCTGTGGAGGACGGAGTCAACACTGTTCATATATCATTTCAGCAAAAGATTATTAAGCATGCCCTGGATCATTATCCCGATTGGTACCATGCTAACAAGCGATCTGTCATGAATCACGGCTTGAGTTACCCAGATTCGACCTATAGGAGTCTGGGTTTAGTATGA
- a CDS encoding MAB_1171c family putative transporter — protein sequence MTLSVETIGVFCMWLVVLVRFPQAIRDRGQRPLWVSVMLITVVTTLYMEVVQTALAELFGRYATYLGTHLVTVVSAAAVLRFVLIANGHRRHRHWPYLAAAVTAGVVVWIYVAVDPRNPRPGHTGLPLGYFFLVSGFSVVALTACAVVCLLGARRMDHWAMRWALLALALGWLANALPWLLNLVWLVTHGPRWIAWFSEIDGVAAFGIAIGAALPLIPDIQQRVRHNAAYRRLGPLWRTLTEAAPHVRLARAPMARILPSIPARLPLYRRVVEIRDAIVVLRSYVDAEDLEAAHADVERRAVPAELADASVTACWLAAALRHHDEGDPPAAQPENIAGVGGDDFEQEVGFLLQVADAYDDALARGYAMTGENK from the coding sequence ATGACTCTTTCTGTCGAGACAATCGGCGTTTTCTGCATGTGGCTGGTCGTCCTCGTCCGCTTCCCGCAGGCGATCCGCGATCGCGGGCAGCGGCCGCTGTGGGTGTCGGTCATGCTGATCACGGTGGTCACCACCCTCTACATGGAGGTCGTCCAGACCGCGCTCGCCGAGCTCTTCGGCCGGTACGCGACGTATCTGGGCACGCATCTGGTGACGGTGGTGAGCGCGGCCGCCGTGCTGCGGTTCGTGCTGATCGCCAATGGCCACCGTCGTCACCGGCACTGGCCTTACCTGGCCGCGGCCGTCACCGCGGGTGTTGTCGTGTGGATCTATGTGGCCGTCGATCCGCGAAACCCGCGTCCGGGCCATACCGGTCTTCCGCTGGGGTACTTCTTCCTGGTCAGCGGCTTCAGTGTGGTGGCGCTGACGGCTTGCGCGGTGGTGTGCCTGCTCGGCGCGCGGCGGATGGATCATTGGGCCATGCGGTGGGCGCTGCTCGCGTTGGCGCTCGGCTGGCTCGCGAACGCGCTGCCGTGGCTGCTCAATCTGGTCTGGCTGGTCACGCACGGCCCGCGGTGGATCGCGTGGTTCTCCGAAATCGACGGGGTCGCCGCGTTCGGCATCGCGATCGGCGCGGCGCTGCCGTTGATTCCCGACATCCAGCAGCGTGTCCGGCACAACGCCGCGTACCGGCGGCTGGGGCCGTTGTGGCGGACGCTGACCGAGGCCGCGCCGCACGTCCGGCTGGCGCGGGCGCCGATGGCGCGGATACTGCCCTCGATCCCGGCCCGGCTGCCGCTGTACCGCAGGGTCGTCGAGATCCGGGACGCGATCGTCGTGCTGCGCAGCTATGTCGACGCCGAAGACCTCGAAGCGGCGCACGCCGATGTCGAGCGGCGAGCCGTGCCTGCCGAGCTGGCGGACGCGTCCGTGACCGCGTGCTGGCTGGCCGCCGCGCTGCGCCATCATGACGAGGGTGATCCGCCCGCCGCCCAGCCGGAGAACATCGCCGGGGTCGGCGGGGACGATTTCGAGCAGGAAGTCGGGTTCCTGCTTCAGGTCGCCGACGCGTACGACGACGCACTGGCTCGCGGTTACGCGATGACGGGAGAGAACAAGTGA
- a CDS encoding DUF6338 family protein yields the protein MPSTLTGLLLFVTLLLPGFAYLVGRERVGTSRRASPLRETVSIVAASVSAELAVIVGLWPLWHLSIDVDAMVRGPAAYTRDHYVKLTLWALSMLLLATALAFAAATQGIRKWFQDRTSSQHAPARWLGRIASGNYPHDSIVSGWWVLFEKWSLTSDIQVGCNLEDGSYFQGVLGSHSSMADETPDRDLILKAPIVYRPAGSKEAQPYPCSAVCVSASRIMALFVTYSDPIPLSEVAAGAEEAAGAAEEGSASAPSSQS from the coding sequence ATGCCGAGCACTCTGACCGGGCTCCTGCTCTTCGTCACGCTTCTGCTGCCTGGGTTCGCCTACCTCGTCGGCCGGGAGCGGGTGGGGACATCTCGTCGAGCGTCGCCACTTCGTGAAACCGTCTCGATTGTCGCGGCAAGCGTGTCGGCCGAACTGGCTGTGATTGTTGGCCTCTGGCCACTCTGGCATCTCAGCATCGACGTAGACGCCATGGTGCGAGGCCCTGCCGCCTACACCCGAGATCACTACGTCAAGCTGACCTTGTGGGCATTGAGCATGCTGTTGCTAGCAACGGCGCTCGCCTTCGCCGCAGCGACTCAAGGCATCCGGAAGTGGTTTCAGGACCGCACTTCTTCCCAACATGCGCCCGCACGATGGCTGGGCCGCATCGCGTCAGGCAACTACCCGCATGACTCCATCGTCTCAGGATGGTGGGTGCTGTTTGAGAAATGGAGCCTCACCAGCGACATACAGGTCGGGTGCAACCTTGAAGACGGCTCGTACTTTCAAGGAGTACTGGGATCACATAGTTCGATGGCAGACGAAACACCAGATCGTGACCTGATTCTCAAAGCGCCCATTGTCTACCGGCCAGCTGGCTCCAAAGAAGCTCAGCCCTACCCATGTAGCGCAGTATGCGTCTCTGCCAGCCGGATCATGGCCTTGTTTGTCACCTACTCAGATCCTATCCCTCTTTCTGAGGTGGCGGCGGGGGCGGAGGAGGCGGCAGGCGCTGCGGAGGAGGGGTCGGCTTCTGCCCCCTCCTCTCAATCTTAG
- a CDS encoding macro domain-containing protein, with product MILRGFKLMLGTGRGLRIFLGTGLAVFGLLGGLVQLYAALWPKNEINQPVIVVLIVCAILASSTFRAWPRHAFGRNFDLPDINVRVMVGDLFDQKGHLVIGFSDAFDTDTTDGEIISPVSVQGQFLHRVYGDDRDRLDRDLEAALKGVDLVAEELSADKRGKLRRYPMGTVATLGSSTQRYFCVAYTYMHNHLIVKSTVDYLWEALNSVWEAAKLYGQRKAVVIPIIGSELARINCLDRESLLKMIILSFVARSRQDEVCKELIVVVHPKDYEKIDMLEVRAFLKTL from the coding sequence ATGATACTTCGCGGCTTCAAGCTGATGCTTGGCACGGGGCGTGGCCTAAGAATTTTTCTCGGCACAGGCCTGGCGGTCTTCGGTCTTCTTGGTGGCCTCGTGCAACTCTATGCCGCTTTGTGGCCTAAGAATGAGATTAATCAGCCTGTTATCGTTGTTCTCATTGTGTGCGCCATCTTGGCGAGCTCCACTTTTCGCGCATGGCCACGGCATGCGTTTGGTCGTAACTTTGATTTGCCTGACATCAATGTTCGAGTTATGGTCGGAGATCTATTTGACCAGAAAGGTCACCTGGTCATTGGTTTCAGTGATGCATTCGACACGGACACCACTGATGGAGAGATTATTAGTCCTGTGAGTGTTCAGGGCCAGTTTCTGCATCGCGTGTATGGCGATGACCGTGATCGGCTAGATCGTGATCTTGAGGCAGCCCTTAAAGGGGTTGACCTGGTTGCTGAAGAGCTGTCTGCTGACAAGCGAGGTAAGCTTCGGCGCTATCCGATGGGAACGGTCGCAACTCTTGGGTCCTCAACTCAGCGGTATTTTTGTGTCGCGTACACATACATGCATAATCACCTCATCGTAAAGTCCACAGTCGATTATCTGTGGGAGGCATTAAACTCCGTCTGGGAGGCGGCAAAACTTTACGGACAGCGTAAGGCGGTAGTGATTCCCATCATTGGGTCGGAGTTGGCGCGAATCAACTGCCTGGACCGCGAGAGTCTACTAAAGATGATCATCTTGTCTTTTGTGGCTCGGTCAAGGCAGGATGAGGTATGTAAAGAGCTGATCGTTGTCGTGCATCCGAAGGACTACGAGAAGATTGATATGCTTGAGGTGAGAGCTTTTCTGAAGACCTTGTGA
- a CDS encoding Imm1 family immunity protein, whose translation MTHPDLEPKDDGFVVDTISDVSCLIDYLRDANASLGSHPEHGGTVYILTSSQDREHQLLAGVRGERGSLVWATDQVMYVPSVGINDDYVDYFTATDVDYNQPPHSEVPIETVYAVVEEFHRTRTRPESVEWVAPPTSARVSQSIDDLLFG comes from the coding sequence ATGACTCACCCGGACTTGGAGCCAAAGGATGATGGTTTCGTCGTCGACACGATCTCCGACGTCTCCTGCTTGATCGACTATCTGCGCGATGCGAACGCGTCGCTGGGAAGTCATCCTGAGCATGGTGGAACGGTCTATATATTGACGAGCTCGCAGGATCGCGAGCACCAGTTGCTCGCCGGGGTTCGCGGAGAGCGCGGCTCACTGGTCTGGGCCACCGACCAGGTGATGTACGTTCCAAGTGTTGGTATTAATGACGACTATGTCGACTATTTTACAGCGACCGATGTCGACTATAATCAGCCGCCGCACAGTGAAGTGCCCATTGAGACTGTCTACGCGGTGGTCGAAGAATTTCATCGAACTCGCACTCGCCCGGAAAGTGTCGAGTGGGTTGCGCCGCCAACGTCGGCTCGGGTCTCGCAAAGTATTGATGATCTTCTTTTCGGGTAA
- a CDS encoding transcriptional regulator, which translates to MAVPAFDEQVDLERLEHAATTGRLDLTAAAEYDRLNAQLWQVFSRSKSKQLALPVVRKQLGVLTTALQQRQSSAVRQQLCTASANLFQLCGEIFFDGDQYTDAAQCYALAASASKEAAAFDLWACAMTRHAFIGVYERQFDQAAPLLEGAASIARRGNPELSTRHWVAAVQAETHAGLGDLAACEEALATAEEVTSLNGPVHTSGWLRFDGSRLAEERGTCYVELGRPDLAEATLTDALYQDLSPRRRGSVLTDLAMIGVQRRDTHQLVTYGNAALDVARQTGSAGYVGRKLAVLRPQLAPFRADSHVRHLEQEIARLKAVPA; encoded by the coding sequence ATGGCGGTCCCGGCCTTCGACGAGCAGGTCGATCTCGAACGCCTCGAGCACGCCGCGACAACGGGCCGTCTCGATCTGACCGCGGCCGCCGAGTACGACCGGCTGAACGCTCAGCTGTGGCAGGTGTTCTCCCGGTCCAAGTCCAAGCAGCTGGCGCTGCCGGTCGTGCGCAAGCAGCTCGGCGTCCTGACGACGGCCCTCCAGCAGCGGCAGAGTTCAGCGGTACGGCAGCAGCTCTGCACGGCGTCTGCGAACTTGTTCCAGCTGTGCGGCGAGATCTTCTTCGACGGCGACCAGTACACAGACGCGGCACAGTGCTACGCCTTGGCGGCGAGCGCGAGTAAGGAGGCTGCTGCCTTCGACCTGTGGGCCTGCGCCATGACTCGGCACGCTTTCATCGGGGTATACGAGCGCCAGTTCGACCAGGCCGCTCCGCTGCTTGAAGGGGCCGCATCCATCGCTCGCCGCGGGAACCCGGAGCTGTCCACCCGCCACTGGGTGGCCGCCGTCCAGGCCGAGACTCACGCCGGCCTCGGCGACCTGGCCGCTTGCGAAGAGGCGCTGGCTACGGCTGAAGAGGTCACGAGCCTCAACGGCCCGGTTCACACGAGCGGCTGGCTCCGCTTTGACGGCTCACGCCTGGCTGAGGAGCGCGGCACTTGCTATGTCGAGCTCGGCCGCCCGGATCTCGCCGAAGCCACCTTGACTGACGCCCTCTACCAGGACCTTTCGCCACGGCGTCGAGGCAGCGTCCTCACGGATCTCGCCATGATTGGCGTGCAGCGGCGTGACACACACCAGCTCGTCACCTACGGCAATGCCGCGCTCGACGTGGCGAGGCAAACTGGCTCGGCTGGGTACGTCGGTCGCAAGCTGGCCGTACTCCGGCCGCAGCTGGCTCCCTTCCGGGCCGATAGCCACGTCCGCCACCTTGAGCAGGAGATCGCCCGGCTCAAGGCCGTCCCCGCTTGA
- a CDS encoding DddA-like double-stranded DNA deaminase toxin, with protein sequence MTSPLADVIAQVRAALDALPPVRAWTGSCGRVAKRLDVTVGKSTQEDVRSALKLLRAAVDDLETAAVLAEEARVRANAWVGVADPQLAATDLNPARATSAGRGNDPMAKPGGGEQASIARGPRPGGDDHDDERNDWCLEDGRVLGQGDYWYPVEVADYVSKLPARKDLKTGNFPQGRKTTGYLVGKTVPITSGTGIGYPEAKEQLEAAGFEKGNANFLAMHVEMKLVLAVLRRDSRPSHIDIVVNNRPCRINVNRPGCGAALERILAEAGMSVTVYGTDESGNPFKRTYPAKRQR encoded by the coding sequence ATGACGTCGCCGCTCGCCGACGTCATCGCTCAGGTTCGTGCCGCGCTTGACGCTCTGCCGCCAGTGCGGGCCTGGACGGGCAGTTGCGGTCGGGTGGCGAAGCGCCTGGACGTGACCGTGGGCAAATCCACCCAGGAAGACGTGCGCAGCGCGCTGAAGTTGCTGCGCGCGGCCGTCGACGACCTTGAAACGGCCGCTGTCCTTGCCGAAGAGGCTCGCGTGCGCGCCAATGCCTGGGTGGGCGTCGCCGATCCCCAGTTGGCCGCCACCGATCTGAACCCCGCGAGGGCCACGTCGGCGGGCAGGGGGAACGACCCGATGGCCAAGCCTGGCGGAGGCGAACAGGCATCGATCGCGCGCGGGCCGCGCCCCGGCGGCGATGACCACGATGACGAGCGCAACGACTGGTGCCTGGAAGACGGGCGCGTTCTCGGTCAGGGAGACTATTGGTATCCAGTGGAAGTCGCCGACTATGTCAGCAAGCTTCCGGCGCGAAAAGATCTCAAGACCGGCAACTTCCCGCAGGGACGAAAGACGACCGGCTACCTGGTTGGAAAAACTGTCCCCATCACCTCGGGAACTGGGATCGGTTATCCTGAGGCCAAGGAGCAGCTGGAGGCGGCGGGTTTTGAAAAAGGAAACGCGAACTTTCTGGCGATGCACGTCGAAATGAAGCTCGTGCTCGCCGTTCTCCGGCGGGATAGCCGACCATCGCATATCGACATTGTCGTCAACAACAGGCCGTGCCGGATAAATGTCAACCGGCCCGGTTGTGGTGCGGCGCTGGAGCGCATACTCGCAGAAGCCGGTATGTCTGTTACAGTTTATGGCACAGACGAATCGGGAAATCCTTTCAAGCGAACCTATCCAGCGAAGAGGCAACGATGA
- a CDS encoding transcriptional regulator, with translation MTCTLVPLDPLLTDPIRLQVVSLLEVEQWCWLGYLRYATGLREERLARHLRILREAKYVASAKGADSKGWVRLTPFGEERLGNHLTAMSKLLATSRELMTELHIEEPDWFEAVRKR, from the coding sequence ATGACCTGCACGCTGGTGCCGCTCGACCCGCTCCTGACCGACCCGATCCGGCTGCAAGTCGTGAGCCTGCTTGAGGTTGAGCAGTGGTGCTGGCTGGGATACCTCCGCTACGCCACGGGCCTGCGTGAAGAGCGGCTCGCCCGGCATCTGCGCATCCTGCGCGAGGCCAAGTACGTCGCCTCGGCCAAGGGCGCCGACAGTAAAGGGTGGGTCAGGCTGACGCCCTTCGGGGAAGAGCGGCTCGGCAACCACCTAACGGCAATGAGCAAGCTTCTGGCCACCAGCCGCGAGCTCATGACGGAACTCCACATCGAAGAACCTGACTGGTTTGAGGCGGTGAGGAAGCGGTGA
- a CDS encoding NACHT domain-containing protein: MVEADSSDVEAKASRKLLVDVGRERVIRTVVNKLNLQSVTTSCEVDLLDAVVPDVAAEAQVAARGNEDDAAATYVVAAAYLLGYIDDPGLLEVIDQRGQRIEYDERSKSWKGPSNAKIQQDKVGVLLGRSQSSVKGPLWSNRIFEALERAIVCHLESDAILKRLLEIVERHERLSRPREATSPSSGQAGHSYEFEKRKASLSWQPELPARHIDSRLLRAKADLAESVERQLLEEKRTQRVGDPFPLPIRLDDCTHTYGDQRGESQRVQAPMDPVNLPGMIDNDISSIFERVPTKCLIVLGKPGSGKSVLLRELALSLLRKNSPTDRVPVIFNIGSWEPNEIDLRDWMAKEIVASHRDPRLKKRLAAALADQLAYGRHILPLFDGLDEAGEDRLEAVLRSIYASRDPDSSFIISSRVDEYRHVASKGKVTTSFTSAFLVRDLELEDVIEYLPRTSPARPSFNEGKVATKWDPVLARLKSSPDSPGCIALRRLFATPLMVSLARAIYSETDAHPKELLDFPDLASLSDHLLDNFVRARYEQPTTPGRHGRYMAVRGVQVERYLSFRAVSLLGQRRRDFKEDISDKVLQKKHRELVRSLVILFLFLCWSAATTIYGKKMTVANSFHSFETLTPIQYAGQLALIGIVAMLLAYLSKFIFLRRRKLDLRCLLSKFEDRLLKDAHCRGVLRRNGSHYQFRHSLLQDRLALNLLNSGAWIAKSDIAWKARAFIAVELYQQGRISDAEREMKESLRLQLTLPWMRWRYHKTQIKWTIEQTDAGMLLRAISARGRERSALLSR; encoded by the coding sequence ATGGTTGAGGCGGACAGCTCGGACGTTGAGGCGAAAGCGTCAAGGAAGCTGCTCGTCGACGTTGGCCGCGAGCGCGTGATTCGGACAGTTGTCAACAAGCTTAACTTGCAGTCTGTTACTACCTCCTGCGAAGTGGATCTCCTGGACGCCGTGGTGCCCGACGTAGCCGCCGAGGCTCAGGTTGCCGCACGTGGCAACGAGGACGATGCGGCGGCTACTTATGTAGTTGCTGCTGCCTATCTTCTCGGATATATCGACGATCCTGGGCTGCTTGAGGTTATCGATCAACGTGGTCAGAGAATTGAGTACGACGAGCGAAGTAAGAGCTGGAAAGGTCCGTCGAATGCGAAAATACAGCAAGACAAAGTCGGCGTTCTTCTTGGAAGGTCGCAGAGCAGTGTAAAAGGGCCGCTTTGGAGTAATAGGATTTTCGAGGCGCTCGAACGCGCCATTGTTTGCCATCTAGAATCTGATGCTATTCTTAAACGGTTACTCGAAATTGTAGAGAGACACGAGAGGCTCTCGCGTCCGCGTGAAGCTACCTCGCCATCAAGCGGCCAGGCGGGCCACTCTTACGAGTTTGAAAAACGGAAGGCATCACTCTCATGGCAGCCTGAGTTGCCTGCTCGCCACATTGATTCGAGACTTCTGCGCGCAAAAGCGGACCTCGCCGAGTCGGTTGAACGACAGCTGCTTGAAGAAAAGAGAACGCAACGCGTGGGCGACCCCTTTCCGCTGCCTATCCGTCTGGATGACTGCACGCATACGTACGGTGACCAGCGCGGAGAAAGTCAACGGGTTCAGGCTCCCATGGATCCGGTTAACTTGCCCGGAATGATCGACAATGATATCTCATCGATCTTCGAGAGAGTGCCCACTAAGTGTCTTATTGTACTAGGCAAGCCAGGTTCAGGAAAAAGTGTACTATTGCGAGAGCTTGCACTCTCACTCCTTCGCAAGAATTCGCCGACGGATCGCGTTCCAGTGATATTCAATATCGGCTCATGGGAGCCGAACGAGATCGACTTGCGCGACTGGATGGCAAAGGAGATTGTTGCAAGTCACCGCGACCCCAGATTAAAAAAGCGGTTAGCTGCAGCACTGGCTGACCAGCTTGCATATGGCCGACACATACTCCCCCTTTTCGATGGACTTGACGAAGCGGGCGAAGATCGCCTCGAAGCTGTCTTAAGGTCGATATATGCTTCGCGCGACCCTGATTCTAGCTTCATAATTTCGAGTCGCGTGGATGAGTATCGCCATGTCGCATCGAAAGGAAAAGTCACTACTAGCTTCACCTCCGCCTTCTTGGTGCGTGATTTAGAACTTGAAGATGTGATCGAGTACCTGCCGCGCACATCGCCTGCTCGCCCGTCGTTCAACGAAGGCAAGGTGGCAACGAAGTGGGATCCCGTGCTTGCGCGACTGAAGTCGAGCCCGGATAGCCCCGGCTGCATTGCCCTTCGTCGGCTATTCGCTACGCCACTCATGGTTTCATTGGCTCGTGCTATCTATAGCGAGACGGATGCGCACCCTAAAGAGTTACTTGACTTCCCGGACCTTGCCTCACTTTCCGATCACCTACTTGACAACTTTGTCCGGGCGCGGTACGAGCAGCCTACGACTCCAGGGCGACATGGTCGCTATATGGCAGTAAGAGGAGTTCAAGTTGAACGATACCTTTCTTTTCGGGCAGTGTCCCTTCTTGGGCAGCGTAGGAGAGATTTCAAGGAAGACATATCAGATAAAGTCTTACAAAAGAAGCACCGCGAACTGGTTAGAAGTCTAGTGATTCTGTTCTTGTTTCTTTGCTGGTCGGCAGCGACGACTATCTACGGAAAGAAGATGACGGTCGCTAATTCATTCCATTCGTTTGAAACGCTGACGCCGATACAGTACGCAGGACAACTGGCGCTCATCGGGATAGTTGCAATGCTGCTTGCATACTTAAGCAAGTTCATATTTCTGCGTCGCAGGAAATTGGACCTTCGATGCCTTTTGTCGAAATTCGAAGATAGGCTGCTTAAAGACGCTCATTGCCGTGGTGTTCTGCGGCGAAATGGAAGCCACTACCAGTTTAGGCATTCGCTCCTTCAGGACAGATTGGCTCTAAATTTGCTCAATAGTGGCGCATGGATTGCTAAAAGTGACATAGCCTGGAAAGCGCGAGCGTTCATCGCTGTAGAGTTGTACCAGCAGGGGCGGATTAGTGATGCTGAGCGCGAGATGAAAGAATCACTGCGACTGCAGTTGACTCTGCCCTGGATGCGGTGGAGGTATCACAAAACTCAGATTAAGTGGACCATTGAGCAAACTGACGCTGGAATGTTACTGCGAGCGATTAGCGCGAGGGGTCGAGAGCGGTCAGCCTTACTTTCACGATAG